One stretch of Paramormyrops kingsleyae isolate MSU_618 chromosome 4, PKINGS_0.4, whole genome shotgun sequence DNA includes these proteins:
- the emc9 gene encoding ER membrane protein complex subunit 9, with the protein MAEVELSCVAYVKMYLHASLFPHCSVNGLLLSSSPPGGDVCISDCVPLLHSHLPLAPITQLALTQVDIWCMQTDKRIVGYYQANASISDCSPTPSALKVADRIWEQCNQAVLLMMDNAKMSVECRVPPIVMYERRDSRWTLKDKQTIMLRQWEETRSIANQLLDARDHTLLVDFDTHLDDITKDWTNEKLNAKIAELASTANGKI; encoded by the exons ATGGCTGAGGTGGAGCTGTCCTGTGTGGCCTATGTGAAGATGTACTTGCACGCTTCCCTGTTCCCACACTGTAGTGTGAATGGGCTGCTCCTCTCCTCCAGCCCACCAGGGGGCGATGTGTGCATTAGTGATTGCGTTCCACTTTTACACTCGCACCTCCCACTGGCCCCTATCACGCAGCTCGCCCTAACGCAG GTGGACATATGGTGCATGCAGACAGACAAGAGGATTGTGGGATACTACCAAGCTAACGCCAGCATATCAGACTGCAG TCCTACCCCCAGTGCGCTGAAAGTGGCTGATCGCATCTGGGAGCAGTGCAATCAGGCTGTGCTGTTAATG ATGGACAATGCCAAGATGTCAGTGGAATGTCGAGTTCCTCCCATCGTGATGTACGAACGCAGAGATTCGAGGTGGACGCTAAAAGACAAGCAGAC GATCATGTTGCGTCAGTGGGAGGAGACTCGTTCGATAGCCAATCAGTTACTGGATGCCAGGGATCATACATTACTGGTGGATTTTGACACTCATCTAGATGACATCACAAAGGACTGGACCAACGAGAAACTCAATGCCAAGATTGCTGAACTTGCGTCAACTGCCAATGGCAAAATTTGA